One window of Leucobacter komagatae genomic DNA carries:
- a CDS encoding DUF6531 domain-containing protein — translation MTEIHGNKPTGYSYPAAAELRSAARSLARLIASKQDSRATYAREAKVDFQGFFAEVFERNVEIGQTSATKLSEALRQVASFVTELEQAAKEEDERREKAREWEERRLEREANWFVGTGYEIGTFLGFVEKDDPKPPKAKPAPQLKSGAVEVPGRSIPQPGGYSSVSSADPATLRTFQSGSNELDDQLATPISTFATALDDYSAKCNTKWGTLNAAELVTSLDRWTTANRKDAEWAGTIAALFESAGSGTGVVTLSDASISAALAAAGIDVFRDDFEIPEFSAMGTPPTNGFADDPVNTATGNFLEPETDVPFTGPAKALEFTRMYNSLDSRVGAFGPGWSSALDVRLEFTDEGAAFTTADGRQIHFPRSGSAWARGIGENFWLGAESHSGEGTPGPLQGDRLVVRDNAGGWWAFTTAGVWVGSGTGSGTVVSVHRCADGLVTRLAHEHGRAISIEYAGDRVAYAQVSDGRRVEYLYDADRRLIGVSDAVGTRRYRWNSAGLIDRVTAATGVVECENTYDAKGRVTEQLTPYGRTVRFAYLPGRVTSVSNVDGTNTNTWISDRKGRVVGIIDAEGHRQSMAYDPAGNLVSATERDGQVTVHAYDDRGRKTRTVTPEGADITYGYDELDRVTTVVTASGATVSYEYATEYDRNPSVVLDPLGGRTELTWEAGLLTHVTDPVGVTLALGYDEFGEQTSTRNAAGDIARIVRDAAGRVRETISPSGASTRYDYDEAGLLIARTDPDGGTWRFERGAGGRMTAQVDPLGARTEFEYGPHGHIVGTTDPLGRTISRSYDELENVESVTLADGAEWVFAHDALARLREITDPAGGTWSREYAPNGELTGTTDPTGVHVAFTQSRGSGMSRVQNAFAQEAVQRDEFGRPVRVEREDGSAELMTYDAAGNPVELLDADGGLTRIERDRAGRVTRVTTPAGRVTRYEYDACGRPVFSTDAAGGRTSLAYDADSRVVTRTSPAGDVTEIEYDAMGRIVREAVPGIGVGRYRYDAAGRLVFSHDWRTGIRRFGYDAAGQLTTATNGVGGVTRYEYDRRGRVTRIIDPAGGVTTRSYTELDRVASSTDPLGRTTTATYDGAGRQLSQTAPDGTTLEWVFDDAGLETEVRVDGRRLSHASRDARSRTVTITDDTRPQAPTTHTLRFTRNGQLAERVTVGADSVGADSVGAGAEPAARPAVTRWEYDADGARVALVSPDGATVEYTRDHAGRVSRVVHSAFGEISLTRDADGRLLEARTFAGVDPAGGPAGGRSVGPDAGPAVGQIQQWEYANGFPAAHTRVGADGGIAVTRIDRDEIGRITRIDGPDSVAEYAADDASQITALRIDGAAAASWEYDPAGRLVAETRDNQSLRYSYDAAGQLLSIEGSDGAITEYEYDGLGRRVTERSPEGATAYAWDARGWLTEITERGGAALRSTELWVDALGELADVDGARIHWDTASYAPAPISIGGHDVFAGPGGFTAAATGIDDGPGARGSWATSGWRTARAAADDPWATLAGFSAGTLPAGLSLTASGALQVAGLEWLGARAYDPAARGFLSVDPLEAPAGVGWAGNPYSYAGNDPLHAVDPLGLSPISDAELKAYADSQQGPLARAAGAVGHWFKENWEYVAAGAMIAGGIALMCTGVGGPVGMALVGAASGALVSGGFSVAAQKARTGEVSWGKVGVDAFVGAVGGGVSGAVAGGLAFGARALTLKVPLANGSQNLTGLAYTTMRSSAARNLISAGAGGSSANIAQYRLETKDPTPLGTLQAGLTGLATSAGGSLMALGGGQLSSRIGGEIADRLAGGVAGAVNQALTTGDSILSYDARWAGLQGLVESGSGPSSGIHARGI, via the coding sequence ATGACCGAGATTCACGGCAACAAGCCGACAGGCTACTCGTACCCGGCAGCGGCAGAACTGCGGTCTGCGGCGAGATCCCTCGCTCGGTTAATCGCTTCGAAACAAGACTCGCGCGCTACGTATGCGCGCGAGGCCAAAGTTGACTTCCAGGGCTTTTTCGCGGAAGTCTTTGAGCGCAACGTCGAGATCGGTCAGACGAGCGCCACAAAGCTCAGCGAGGCCCTGCGCCAGGTCGCGAGCTTTGTGACCGAGCTCGAGCAGGCCGCAAAGGAAGAAGACGAGCGGCGCGAGAAGGCCCGCGAGTGGGAAGAGCGGCGGCTTGAGCGCGAAGCAAACTGGTTCGTAGGGACCGGGTACGAGATCGGCACGTTCTTAGGCTTCGTCGAGAAAGACGACCCGAAGCCTCCCAAGGCCAAGCCAGCACCGCAGCTGAAGAGCGGGGCTGTAGAAGTCCCTGGCCGAAGCATCCCGCAGCCCGGTGGCTACTCGAGCGTCTCTTCCGCAGACCCGGCGACGCTGCGCACATTCCAGTCGGGCAGCAACGAACTCGACGATCAACTCGCCACCCCCATCTCGACCTTTGCCACCGCGCTCGATGACTACTCGGCGAAGTGCAACACGAAGTGGGGCACCCTCAACGCCGCCGAGCTGGTGACCTCGCTCGACAGGTGGACCACCGCGAATCGCAAGGACGCTGAGTGGGCCGGCACCATCGCCGCGCTGTTCGAGTCCGCTGGAAGCGGGACGGGGGTTGTGACGCTGTCAGACGCCTCGATCTCCGCCGCGCTCGCGGCAGCCGGCATTGACGTCTTCCGCGATGACTTTGAGATTCCCGAGTTCTCGGCGATGGGAACTCCCCCGACCAACGGGTTCGCTGACGACCCCGTGAACACGGCAACCGGCAACTTTCTCGAGCCCGAAACCGACGTGCCGTTTACCGGCCCCGCGAAGGCGCTCGAGTTCACCCGCATGTACAACTCGCTCGACTCCCGCGTGGGGGCGTTCGGGCCCGGCTGGTCTTCAGCGCTCGACGTGCGCCTCGAGTTCACTGACGAGGGGGCCGCGTTCACGACGGCCGACGGCCGACAGATCCACTTCCCCCGAAGCGGCAGCGCGTGGGCGCGCGGCATCGGCGAGAACTTCTGGCTCGGTGCCGAATCGCACTCGGGCGAGGGTACGCCGGGACCGCTGCAGGGCGACCGCCTGGTCGTACGCGACAACGCCGGGGGCTGGTGGGCCTTCACCACCGCGGGCGTGTGGGTGGGAAGCGGGACGGGATCCGGAACCGTGGTCAGCGTGCATCGCTGCGCCGACGGGCTCGTTACCCGCCTCGCCCACGAGCACGGGCGCGCCATCAGCATCGAGTACGCGGGCGACCGCGTCGCGTATGCGCAGGTGTCTGACGGCAGGCGCGTCGAGTACCTTTACGACGCGGATCGCCGGCTCATCGGCGTCTCCGACGCCGTCGGCACGAGGCGCTACCGGTGGAACAGCGCTGGCCTCATCGACAGGGTGACGGCGGCGACCGGAGTGGTCGAGTGCGAAAACACCTACGACGCGAAGGGCCGCGTCACTGAACAGCTCACCCCGTACGGGCGAACGGTTCGATTCGCGTACCTGCCCGGTCGGGTGACGTCGGTCTCGAACGTCGACGGAACCAATACGAACACCTGGATCTCGGATAGGAAGGGCCGCGTCGTCGGCATCATCGACGCCGAGGGCCACCGTCAGTCGATGGCCTACGACCCGGCCGGAAACCTCGTCTCCGCGACCGAACGCGACGGGCAAGTCACGGTTCACGCGTACGACGACCGCGGCCGAAAGACACGCACCGTCACCCCCGAGGGCGCCGACATCACGTACGGCTACGACGAGCTCGACAGGGTCACGACCGTGGTCACCGCTTCCGGGGCGACGGTGTCATACGAGTACGCGACCGAGTACGACCGGAACCCGTCGGTCGTACTCGATCCGCTCGGCGGGCGCACGGAGCTCACCTGGGAAGCCGGGCTCCTCACCCACGTCACCGACCCCGTCGGCGTGACGCTGGCGCTGGGATACGACGAGTTCGGTGAGCAGACCAGCACTCGCAACGCGGCCGGCGACATCGCCCGGATTGTGCGCGATGCGGCGGGCCGCGTGCGCGAGACGATCTCGCCGTCTGGCGCGTCGACCCGGTACGACTACGACGAGGCCGGGCTGCTTATCGCCCGCACCGACCCCGACGGCGGCACCTGGCGGTTCGAGCGCGGCGCCGGCGGCCGGATGACCGCGCAGGTCGACCCGCTGGGTGCCCGCACTGAGTTTGAGTACGGCCCCCACGGGCACATCGTCGGCACGACGGACCCGCTGGGTCGCACGATCAGCCGCTCCTACGACGAACTGGAAAACGTCGAGTCCGTCACGCTCGCCGACGGAGCGGAGTGGGTGTTCGCCCACGACGCCCTCGCACGCCTCCGGGAGATTACCGACCCCGCGGGCGGCACCTGGTCGAGGGAATACGCGCCGAACGGCGAGCTCACCGGCACGACCGACCCGACCGGAGTGCACGTCGCGTTCACGCAGTCCCGCGGGTCAGGCATGAGCCGGGTGCAGAACGCGTTCGCGCAGGAGGCCGTGCAGCGGGACGAGTTCGGCAGGCCCGTCAGGGTTGAGCGCGAGGATGGCTCAGCCGAGCTGATGACGTACGACGCGGCAGGGAACCCGGTCGAGCTACTCGACGCTGATGGCGGCCTCACGCGCATCGAGCGCGACCGGGCCGGCCGGGTCACACGGGTCACGACCCCCGCGGGGCGCGTGACCCGCTACGAATACGACGCGTGCGGCCGGCCGGTGTTCTCGACCGACGCCGCGGGCGGGCGCACCTCGCTCGCCTACGACGCCGATTCCCGCGTCGTCACGCGCACCTCGCCCGCTGGCGACGTCACCGAGATCGAATACGACGCGATGGGCAGGATCGTGCGCGAGGCCGTACCCGGCATCGGCGTCGGCAGGTATCGGTACGACGCCGCCGGCCGCCTCGTGTTCTCGCACGACTGGCGTACCGGGATCCGGCGCTTTGGATATGATGCTGCCGGGCAGCTCACCACCGCTACCAACGGGGTCGGCGGCGTCACCCGCTACGAGTACGACCGGCGCGGGCGAGTTACCAGGATCATCGACCCCGCGGGCGGGGTCACCACCCGCAGCTACACCGAGCTCGACAGGGTCGCGTCGTCTACGGACCCGCTGGGGCGCACCACCACCGCGACCTACGACGGCGCTGGCAGGCAGCTCTCGCAAACCGCGCCCGACGGCACAACGCTCGAGTGGGTGTTTGACGATGCCGGGCTTGAGACCGAGGTGCGCGTAGACGGGCGCCGTTTGTCGCACGCCAGCCGCGACGCGCGCTCGCGCACGGTCACGATCACTGACGACACCCGGCCTCAGGCGCCGACCACGCACACCCTGCGATTCACGCGGAACGGGCAGCTCGCCGAGCGGGTCACCGTTGGCGCGGATTCTGTCGGCGCGGATTCTGTCGGCGCGGGGGCCGAGCCCGCCGCTCGGCCCGCCGTCACGCGGTGGGAGTATGACGCCGACGGAGCCCGGGTGGCGCTTGTCTCGCCCGACGGGGCGACAGTCGAGTACACCCGCGACCACGCGGGCCGCGTTTCGCGCGTCGTGCACTCCGCATTCGGCGAGATTTCGCTCACGCGAGACGCCGACGGCAGGCTCCTCGAGGCCCGAACGTTCGCAGGAGTCGACCCTGCTGGTGGGCCTGCGGGTGGGCGTTCGGTTGGACCCGACGCCGGGCCCGCGGTCGGGCAGATTCAGCAGTGGGAGTACGCGAACGGGTTCCCCGCAGCGCACACGCGCGTAGGCGCCGATGGCGGCATCGCCGTCACCCGCATCGACCGTGACGAGATCGGCCGGATCACCCGTATCGATGGCCCCGACTCGGTCGCAGAGTACGCCGCCGACGACGCCAGCCAGATTACTGCGCTGCGCATCGACGGCGCTGCGGCGGCCTCCTGGGAGTACGACCCGGCCGGAAGGCTCGTCGCAGAGACCCGCGATAACCAGTCGCTGCGGTACTCCTACGACGCTGCTGGGCAGCTCCTCTCGATCGAGGGCTCAGACGGAGCTATCACCGAGTACGAGTACGACGGGCTTGGCCGACGCGTGACCGAGCGCTCCCCCGAAGGCGCCACCGCGTACGCGTGGGATGCGCGGGGGTGGCTCACCGAGATCACGGAGCGTGGGGGTGCCGCTCTGCGCAGCACCGAGCTCTGGGTTGACGCGCTCGGTGAACTCGCAGACGTTGATGGGGCACGGATCCACTGGGATACGGCGAGCTACGCCCCGGCACCGATCAGCATCGGCGGCCACGACGTTTTCGCCGGGCCCGGTGGGTTCACCGCGGCCGCTACCGGCATCGACGATGGACCTGGTGCCCGGGGTTCGTGGGCTACCTCAGGGTGGCGCACGGCGCGGGCTGCGGCAGACGACCCGTGGGCGACGCTTGCGGGTTTCAGCGCGGGCACGCTCCCGGCGGGCCTCTCCCTCACCGCGAGCGGCGCCCTTCAGGTTGCCGGCCTCGAGTGGTTGGGCGCGCGAGCCTACGACCCCGCGGCACGCGGCTTCCTCTCGGTCGACCCACTCGAGGCGCCGGCGGGTGTCGGCTGGGCAGGCAACCCGTACTCGTACGCGGGCAACGACCCGCTCCACGCGGTGGACCCGCTCGGGCTCTCCCCCATCAGTGATGCGGAGCTCAAGGCCTACGCTGACAGCCAGCAGGGCCCCCTCGCACGGGCCGCGGGCGCGGTCGGGCACTGGTTCAAGGAGAACTGGGAGTACGTGGCTGCTGGAGCCATGATTGCCGGCGGTATTGCACTCATGTGCACCGGAGTGGGCGGTCCCGTCGGCATGGCGCTCGTCGGAGCTGCTAGCGGGGCTTTGGTTTCGGGTGGGTTCTCTGTGGCTGCACAAAAAGCTCGAACTGGTGAGGTCAGTTGGGGAAAGGTTGGCGTTGATGCTTTCGTTGGCGCTGTCGGCGGTGGAGTGAGCGGGGCGGTCGCTGGAGGGCTTGCCTTCGGGGCTCGAGCTCTTACTCTTAAGGTGCCTCTGGCGAACGGGTCGCAGAACTTGACTGGGCTCGCATACACCACCATGAGAAGCTCGGCTGCGCGAAACCTCATCTCGGCAGGCGCAGGCGGCTCCTCAGCAAACATCGCTCAATACAGACTAGAAACGAAAGACCCGACCCCCCTTGGAACTCTGCAGGCGGGGCTGACTGGACTCGCAACCAGCGCCGGCGGGTCACTGATGGCGCTTGGCGGCGGACAACTCTCAAGTCGTATCGGCGGCGAGATCGCAGACCGACTCGCGGGCGGAGTCGCCGGTGCAGTCAATCAAGCGCTAACAACTGGGGATTCTATCCTGTCCTATGACGCAAGGTGGGCGGGGCTTCAAGGACTAGTTGAGTCCGGGAGTGGTCCTTCCTCCGGCATCCATGCGAGAGGAATCTGA
- a CDS encoding DUF6966 domain-containing protein, which produces MSETEDSLLELSDFLKAFGETYLSNYFARVREAILGAASHNGRREAAQRGLALFAGMNSFNDLVIMNGNNAVQELNDQLDRMRGEAFTSLVEIALNTSSSREEER; this is translated from the coding sequence ATGAGCGAGACCGAAGACTCCCTTCTAGAACTAAGCGATTTTCTCAAAGCATTTGGTGAGACATACCTCTCAAACTACTTCGCAAGGGTCAGAGAAGCTATATTGGGGGCAGCTTCGCACAATGGTCGGAGAGAAGCCGCACAGCGGGGACTTGCCCTATTCGCTGGAATGAATAGTTTCAATGATCTGGTCATCATGAATGGGAATAACGCTGTCCAAGAGCTGAACGACCAGCTTGATCGCATGCGGGGGGAAGCATTCACTTCGCTGGTTGAAATCGCGCTGAACACCTCTTCGTCCAGAGAGGAAGAGCGTTGA
- a CDS encoding DUF6188 family protein: MTSLPRRVSPLAKVDGSLSKVNLRLVGGTVDIISTSYFVTLRFSTNATVQFESDFTIREPGCSEKVISMDGDRSELVPVLRLHNEVVDAAFIAEGTLHLSFSNGTTTEARPDPELESWSYSGPESPETRVIALAGGELAIWLP, translated from the coding sequence TTGACCAGCTTGCCTAGAAGAGTATCGCCCCTGGCCAAGGTAGACGGGTCGTTGTCGAAGGTGAACCTTCGCCTAGTGGGGGGCACAGTTGACATCATAAGCACTAGTTACTTCGTAACGCTGCGGTTCTCCACCAACGCGACAGTTCAGTTTGAGTCCGACTTCACCATTAGGGAGCCCGGATGCAGCGAGAAAGTCATCTCGATGGACGGAGATCGCTCTGAACTAGTACCAGTTCTGCGTCTCCACAATGAAGTCGTAGATGCGGCATTCATCGCTGAGGGAACCTTGCATCTCAGCTTCTCCAACGGAACCACCACAGAAGCCCGACCAGATCCAGAACTTGAGTCGTGGAGCTACTCTGGCCCCGAATCGCCTGAAACAAGGGTCATAGCTTTGGCCGGAGGGGAGCTTGCCATTTGGCTCCCCTAG
- a CDS encoding 4-hydroxy-3-methylbut-2-enyl diphosphate reductase, with protein sequence MPRMRRLGGRLKNEPVDGDKRVLLAAPRGYCAGVDRAVVAVEKALDRFGAPVYVRKQIVHNVHVVQTLEKMGAIFVEEVEEVPEGANVVFSAHGVSPAVVQAAEDRHLHAIDATCPLVTKVHREAVRFAKQDMEILLIGHTGHEEVEGTAGEAPDHITIVNSPDDVDDLVVRDPDRLVWLSQTTLSVDETMETVRRLRERFPNLQDPPSDDICYATQNRQVAIKKIAPEADLVLVVGSTNSSNSVRLVEVALEYGAKAAYLVDFAEEVKQEWLEGVKTIGISSGASVPEVLVQELLDDLGEAGYSDVSAVVTAEEDLVFSLPKELRQDASGKRDARALGGRVR encoded by the coding sequence ATGCCGCGCATGCGTCGCCTTGGCGGCCGACTGAAAAACGAGCCGGTGGACGGCGACAAACGCGTGCTGCTCGCCGCCCCGCGCGGCTACTGCGCCGGCGTCGACCGCGCGGTCGTTGCCGTCGAGAAGGCGCTCGATCGCTTCGGCGCGCCCGTCTACGTTCGCAAGCAGATCGTGCACAACGTGCACGTCGTGCAGACACTCGAGAAGATGGGCGCCATCTTCGTCGAGGAGGTCGAGGAGGTGCCCGAGGGCGCGAACGTCGTGTTCTCGGCCCACGGCGTCTCTCCCGCGGTCGTGCAGGCGGCTGAAGATCGGCACCTGCACGCGATCGACGCGACCTGCCCGCTCGTGACGAAGGTGCACCGCGAGGCGGTGCGCTTCGCGAAGCAAGACATGGAGATCTTGCTCATCGGCCACACCGGCCACGAAGAGGTCGAGGGCACCGCGGGTGAGGCTCCCGATCACATCACGATCGTGAACTCGCCTGACGATGTCGATGACCTTGTGGTGCGTGATCCTGATCGCCTCGTGTGGCTCTCGCAGACGACCCTCTCGGTCGACGAGACGATGGAGACCGTGCGGCGGCTGCGCGAGCGGTTCCCGAACCTGCAGGACCCGCCGTCGGACGACATTTGCTACGCCACGCAGAACCGCCAGGTCGCGATTAAGAAGATCGCGCCCGAGGCCGACCTCGTGCTCGTCGTCGGGTCGACGAACTCGTCGAACTCGGTGCGCCTCGTCGAGGTCGCGCTCGAGTACGGCGCGAAGGCCGCCTACCTCGTTGATTTCGCCGAAGAGGTCAAGCAGGAGTGGCTCGAAGGCGTGAAAACGATCGGCATCTCGAGCGGCGCGTCGGTGCCCGAGGTGCTCGTGCAGGAGCTGCTCGACGACCTCGGCGAGGCCGGTTACTCAGACGTCAGCGCGGTCGTGACCGCCGAGGAGGATCTCGTGTTCTCGCTGCCGAAGGAGCTCCGCCAGGACGCCTCGGGTAAGCGCGACGCGCGTGCCCTCGGCGGGCGGGTTCGGTAG
- the xseA gene encoding exodeoxyribonuclease VII large subunit: MAADAPATREAPWPVALMSEKVAGWIDRLGQVWVEGEVTQWQVRGGHVYGKLRDLTQDATVSFTVWRSVAQRLTAEFKQGDRVIALVKPNFWVKGGSLTMQVFDLSHVGLGELLERLERLRRQLQSEGLFDEGRKQRLPFLPGKIGLVTGRDSDAEKDVVRNATLRWPGVQFKIHYAAVQGDRAAAEVTAGIRALDADAEVDVIIVARGGGDFQNLLPFSDEAVVRAAAEASTPIVSAIGHEADRPLLDEVADLRASTPTDAAKRVVPDVGEELAGIDQARSRMSGRLSQLFAHETDRIAQLRQRPVLASPDRIVDDRAEELVRWVARGSELADRAIVDRASALAETRARLTALSPQATLERGYAIVQLPSGGVLRDPADAPGGTELRVSVVGGKLGATSTGPQA; this comes from the coding sequence ATGGCAGCAGACGCACCCGCAACCCGCGAGGCCCCGTGGCCCGTCGCCCTCATGAGCGAGAAGGTCGCCGGCTGGATCGACAGGCTCGGCCAGGTCTGGGTCGAGGGCGAGGTCACGCAGTGGCAGGTGCGCGGCGGGCACGTCTACGGCAAGCTTCGCGACCTCACGCAGGATGCGACCGTGAGCTTCACCGTCTGGCGCTCAGTCGCGCAGCGCCTCACCGCAGAGTTCAAGCAGGGCGACCGGGTGATCGCGCTCGTGAAGCCGAACTTCTGGGTCAAGGGCGGCTCGCTCACCATGCAGGTGTTCGACCTGTCGCACGTCGGCCTCGGCGAGCTGCTCGAACGGCTCGAGCGGCTGCGGAGGCAGCTGCAGTCCGAGGGACTCTTCGACGAGGGTCGTAAGCAGCGCCTGCCGTTCCTGCCCGGCAAGATCGGGCTCGTGACGGGCCGCGACTCCGACGCGGAGAAGGATGTCGTGCGCAACGCGACGCTTCGGTGGCCTGGCGTGCAGTTCAAGATCCACTACGCAGCGGTGCAGGGTGACCGGGCCGCCGCCGAGGTGACCGCGGGCATCCGCGCGCTCGACGCCGACGCGGAGGTCGACGTCATCATCGTCGCGCGCGGCGGCGGCGACTTCCAAAACTTGCTCCCGTTCTCGGACGAGGCCGTCGTGCGCGCGGCAGCCGAGGCCAGCACCCCGATCGTCAGCGCCATCGGGCACGAGGCGGACCGCCCGCTGCTCGACGAGGTTGCCGATCTGCGCGCGTCGACGCCGACCGACGCCGCCAAGCGCGTCGTTCCCGACGTCGGTGAGGAGCTCGCCGGGATCGACCAGGCGCGCAGCCGGATGTCGGGCAGGCTCAGCCAGTTGTTCGCTCACGAGACGGACAGAATCGCGCAGCTTCGGCAGCGGCCAGTGCTCGCCAGCCCCGACAGGATCGTCGACGACCGCGCCGAGGAGCTCGTACGCTGGGTCGCGCGCGGCTCGGAGCTCGCCGACCGCGCGATCGTCGACCGCGCGAGCGCGCTCGCCGAGACCCGCGCCCGGCTCACCGCCCTGTCACCGCAGGCGACACTCGAGCGCGGCTACGCGATCGTACAGCTGCCGAGTGGCGGCGTGCTGCGCGACCCCGCCGACGCTCCAGGCGGCACGGAGCTCCGCGTGAGCGTCGTCGGCGGCAAGCTCGGCGCCACGTCCACGGGGCCACAAGCGTAA
- a CDS encoding DUF2442 domain-containing protein: MTISPTDEIVDEISVTDRDIRVKLHGGRSVALPFTAVTTLAAALPAQRANWRVIGRNQGVHWPDLDEDISVAGILRSDATG, translated from the coding sequence GTGACCATTTCACCAACTGACGAGATCGTTGACGAGATCAGCGTCACTGATCGTGACATACGCGTAAAGCTTCACGGTGGGCGTAGCGTTGCGCTCCCGTTCACTGCGGTAACCACGTTGGCCGCCGCGCTGCCAGCTCAACGTGCGAACTGGCGGGTGATCGGCCGAAATCAGGGAGTGCACTGGCCCGACCTTGACGAAGACATCTCGGTGGCTGGAATTCTGCGAAGCGACGCTACTGGTTAA
- a CDS encoding IS481 family transposase, translated as MSHANAALTPRQRLRIARLIIDEGWTVAHAADYFHVAWPTAQKWARRYAEHGIAGMTDRSSRPHAHPNQTPRPIVRKIKHLRITRRLGPVEIGGLLQLPPSTVHAVLVRERLNRLSHIDRKTGEPARRYEHPHPGSLIHVDVKKLGNIPDGGGWRTVGRVQGGKNRAATPGKERSRRRDVLMRHAYVHTVIDDHSRVAYAEIHDDERAETAIGVLQRAVSWFQDRGVRVERVLSDNGSAYRSHAWRDACSGLGITPKWTRPYRPQTNGKIERFHRTLADGWAYSRHYSSEQARRKALPAWLHYYNQHRPHSAIGQLPPVARLSSNLPGQYN; from the coding sequence GTGTCCCACGCTAACGCAGCCCTGACCCCACGCCAACGACTCCGCATCGCCCGCCTCATCATCGATGAAGGATGGACAGTCGCGCACGCCGCTGACTATTTCCACGTCGCCTGGCCGACCGCTCAGAAATGGGCTCGCCGCTACGCCGAGCATGGGATCGCCGGCATGACCGACCGATCCTCTCGCCCGCACGCCCACCCGAACCAGACCCCGCGCCCGATCGTGCGGAAGATCAAGCACCTGCGGATCACGCGCCGACTCGGCCCGGTCGAGATCGGCGGTCTCCTGCAGCTTCCACCCTCCACGGTTCACGCAGTCTTGGTGCGGGAACGGTTGAACCGGCTCTCCCACATCGACCGGAAGACCGGGGAACCAGCCCGCAGGTACGAACACCCGCATCCGGGTTCCCTGATCCATGTCGATGTGAAGAAGCTCGGCAACATTCCTGACGGAGGAGGCTGGCGCACGGTCGGACGAGTCCAGGGTGGGAAGAACCGGGCTGCGACTCCCGGGAAGGAACGGAGCCGTAGGCGTGACGTGCTGATGCGGCACGCCTACGTGCACACCGTGATCGATGACCACTCCCGAGTCGCGTATGCCGAGATCCACGATGACGAGCGGGCCGAGACCGCGATCGGAGTACTCCAGCGGGCCGTGTCCTGGTTCCAAGATCGCGGGGTGCGGGTCGAGCGGGTGCTCTCGGACAACGGATCCGCGTACCGCTCTCACGCCTGGCGTGATGCCTGCAGCGGCTTGGGAATCACACCGAAGTGGACACGCCCGTACCGGCCGCAGACCAACGGGAAAATCGAGCGGTTCCATCGCACCCTCGCGGACGGGTGGGCGTACAGTCGGCACTACTCTTCAGAGCAGGCGAGACGGAAAGCACTTCCCGCGTGGCTGCACTACTACAATCAGCACAGGCCCCACTCGGCCATCGGGCAGCTCCCGCCAGTCGCACGACTATCGAGCAACCTCCCCGGGCAGTACAACTAG
- a CDS encoding exodeoxyribonuclease VII small subunit, producing the protein MTAPIEADVAALSYEAARDELIQVVSRLEQGGATLEESIQLWERGEALATRCEEWLIGARKRLEDARQGGAPSGAASVETQPGNGEEF; encoded by the coding sequence ATGACTGCCCCGATCGAAGCAGACGTCGCTGCGCTGAGCTATGAAGCGGCGCGCGACGAGCTCATTCAGGTGGTGAGTCGCCTCGAGCAGGGCGGCGCCACGCTCGAAGAGTCCATTCAGCTGTGGGAGCGCGGCGAGGCCCTCGCCACCCGCTGCGAGGAGTGGCTCATCGGGGCTCGCAAACGACTCGAGGATGCGCGCCAGGGCGGCGCTCCCTCCGGCGCCGCGAGCGTCGAGACTCAGCCCGGGAACGGCGAAGAATTCTAA
- a CDS encoding DUF4245 family protein, whose protein sequence is MAKNKRPNIVAELGRPETAAETAARKAEGSRLYKQRKTVNNLVFSLLVTVGVVFIIYLMVPREPGDFPDRSVDVAAAAATSGASYELAVPAVPESWKAKRAALTIDGDVTVWQVHYTTENEAYATVVQAYTADGSPVPATWIAKKLEEQDPTGREHLGGIDWQVYDHQDRKADEVNMRFGLEGAIGTNTVLVFGTDDEATLRVLATQVSESLAGLENSATATNEVTE, encoded by the coding sequence ATGGCGAAAAACAAGCGCCCGAACATTGTTGCAGAGCTCGGCCGGCCGGAAACGGCCGCCGAGACCGCCGCTCGCAAGGCAGAGGGAAGCCGCCTCTACAAGCAGCGGAAGACGGTGAACAACCTTGTCTTCTCGCTGCTCGTGACCGTCGGTGTGGTCTTCATCATCTACCTCATGGTGCCGCGCGAGCCCGGAGATTTCCCCGACCGCTCCGTTGACGTCGCCGCCGCGGCCGCGACTTCGGGGGCGAGCTATGAGCTCGCCGTTCCCGCGGTGCCCGAGTCCTGGAAGGCCAAGCGCGCCGCGCTCACCATCGACGGCGACGTCACCGTCTGGCAGGTGCACTATACGACCGAGAACGAGGCGTACGCGACCGTGGTGCAGGCGTACACCGCCGACGGCTCGCCGGTGCCGGCGACCTGGATCGCGAAGAAGCTTGAAGAGCAGGATCCGACGGGCCGCGAGCATCTCGGCGGGATCGACTGGCAGGTCTATGACCATCAGGATCGCAAGGCAGACGAGGTCAACATGCGCTTCGGCCTTGAGGGCGCCATCGGCACGAACACGGTGCTCGTCTTCGGAACCGACGATGAGGCAACGCTTCGCGTGCTCGCAACCCAGGTCAGCGAGTCGCTCGCCGGCCTCGAAAACTCAGCAACCGCAACGAATGAGGTGACCGAATGA